The Georgenia faecalis genome includes a window with the following:
- a CDS encoding sensor histidine kinase: protein MRERWRADWRGVPLRTRLVALTAALLLVGLAAAGAITVTVLRSVLLAQIDERLATSAAGLDARTLQGLAAGAGDAVGVPSDYYVRISLDAGQQLELVSESTTARFGTPEVVTPPPSALAHGSTEPVTVRADVRGSLWRAQSFRAVAFDEEVGTVTVALPLAAVDETMDGVTRFIVGSGLAIVVLGSIAAWVGVRGALRPLAEIETTAGAIAAGDLSRRVPPSPPTTEVGSLAASLNAMLAQIERAFAAQAASEGRMRRFVADASHELRTPLATVRGYGELYRMGAIPPDELPAAMGRIESEATRMGALVADLLQLARMDEDRPLERRPVDLRVLAHDAVADLRARDASRTARVVPLEPGAVDDDARSAVVLGDENALRQVLANLLGNVVQHTPAGTPVELALGAARDAHGAPVAVVVEVRDHGPGIPDEHAERVFERFYRLDDSRARTSGGTGLGLAIVAAVVAAHGGTVRVLPTPGGGTTVHIELPPGADTTH, encoded by the coding sequence ATGCGGGAGCGCTGGCGCGCGGACTGGCGCGGGGTCCCGCTGCGGACCAGGCTCGTCGCCCTCACCGCCGCCCTCCTCCTCGTCGGCCTGGCCGCGGCCGGCGCGATCACCGTGACGGTGCTGCGGTCCGTCCTCCTCGCGCAGATCGACGAGCGTCTCGCCACGAGCGCCGCCGGGCTCGACGCCCGTACCCTGCAGGGCCTCGCCGCCGGGGCGGGTGACGCCGTCGGCGTCCCCAGCGACTACTACGTGCGCATCTCCCTCGACGCCGGCCAGCAGCTCGAGCTCGTCAGCGAGTCCACCACCGCCCGGTTCGGCACGCCGGAGGTGGTCACCCCACCGCCGTCCGCGCTCGCGCACGGGTCGACGGAACCGGTGACCGTGCGCGCGGACGTGCGCGGGTCCCTCTGGCGGGCGCAGAGCTTCCGCGCCGTCGCCTTCGACGAGGAGGTCGGCACCGTCACCGTCGCGCTGCCGCTCGCGGCGGTCGACGAGACGATGGACGGGGTCACCCGCTTCATCGTCGGGTCGGGGCTGGCCATCGTGGTGCTCGGCTCGATCGCCGCGTGGGTCGGGGTGCGCGGCGCGCTGCGCCCGCTCGCCGAGATCGAGACGACGGCGGGCGCCATCGCCGCCGGGGACCTCTCCCGGCGGGTGCCGCCGTCCCCGCCCACGACCGAGGTCGGCAGCCTCGCCGCCTCGCTCAACGCCATGCTGGCCCAGATCGAGCGCGCCTTCGCCGCCCAGGCGGCGTCCGAGGGGCGGATGCGCCGCTTCGTCGCCGACGCGAGCCACGAGCTGCGCACCCCGCTCGCGACCGTGCGTGGGTACGGCGAGCTGTACCGCATGGGCGCGATCCCGCCCGACGAGCTGCCCGCCGCGATGGGCCGCATCGAGAGCGAGGCCACGCGGATGGGGGCGCTCGTGGCGGACCTGCTCCAGCTCGCCCGCATGGACGAGGACCGCCCGCTCGAGCGCCGGCCGGTGGACCTGCGCGTCCTCGCGCACGACGCCGTCGCCGACCTGCGGGCCCGGGACGCCTCCCGGACGGCGCGGGTGGTCCCGCTCGAGCCGGGTGCCGTCGACGACGACGCACGCTCCGCCGTCGTCCTCGGGGACGAGAACGCGCTGCGCCAGGTGCTCGCCAACCTCCTCGGCAACGTCGTCCAGCACACGCCGGCGGGGACCCCCGTCGAGCTCGCGCTGGGCGCCGCCCGCGATGCCCACGGCGCCCCCGTCGCCGTCGTCGTCGAGGTGCGCGACCACGGCCCGGGGATCCCGGACGAGCACGCCGAACGGGTCTTCGAGCGGTTCTACCGCCTGGACGACTCGCGTGCTCGCACCTCCGGCGGGACCGGGCTCGGCCTCGCGATCGTCGCGGCGGTCGTCGCCGCGCACGGCGGGACGGTCCGCGTCCTGCCCACGCCCGGGGGCGGGACCACCGTCCACATCGAGCTTCCGCCTGGCGCCGACACGACGCACTGA
- a CDS encoding methyltransferase family protein, with product MITGDPTTRGRGLVAAQMALIAALVLRPRRDRWRRRPRGLLRVAGGVLLAAGAVVGGLGARRLGPALTPMPQPRPGATLRTDGVYGVVRHPIYAGLVLGAVGRAATTGLGRHVVAAGALVGVLTLKVRDEEVLLRERFPDYDAYAERTPRLLPGVGARRRPPPA from the coding sequence ATGATCACGGGCGACCCCACGACCCGCGGCCGCGGGCTGGTCGCCGCCCAGATGGCACTCATCGCCGCGCTCGTGCTCCGGCCACGACGTGACCGGTGGCGTCGGCGCCCCCGGGGCCTCCTGCGGGTCGCCGGAGGAGTCCTCCTCGCGGCGGGCGCCGTCGTCGGCGGCCTGGGGGCGAGACGGCTGGGTCCGGCGCTGACCCCGATGCCGCAGCCGCGGCCGGGCGCCACGCTGCGGACCGACGGGGTCTACGGCGTCGTCCGTCACCCCATCTACGCCGGCCTCGTGCTCGGAGCCGTCGGGCGAGCGGCGACCACTGGGCTCGGGCGTCACGTCGTCGCTGCCGGAGCGCTCGTCGGCGTGCTGACCCTCAAGGTCCGCGACGAGGAGGTGCTGCTGCGGGAGCGGTTCCCGGACTACGACGCCTACGCCGAGCGCACCCCGCGGCTGCTGCCAGGGGTCGGGGCGCGGCGGCGACCGCCTCCCGCGTAG
- a CDS encoding PspA/IM30 family protein: MTEKQSILGRIAQLTRANLNALIDRAEDPQKMLDQLVRDFTNSIVEAEDAVAVTIGNLRLAEQDYAEDVRDARDWGQKAIAASQTAEQARTQGDDTKAARFDNLAKIAIGKQIDHEGQARSAEPMITSQRQVVEQLKTGLTQMRTKLDDLKSRRDQLVARSKTAEAQSKVQGAISSINVLDPTTEISRFEEQVRREEARVAGQAEIQATSLEAQFAELEDYSKNAEVEARLAALKSGGDAPKHLEAGGLSTEPGQEQQQGQSIY; the protein is encoded by the coding sequence ATGACGGAGAAGCAGAGCATCCTTGGCCGCATCGCCCAGCTCACCCGGGCGAACCTCAATGCGCTCATCGACCGCGCCGAGGACCCGCAGAAGATGCTCGACCAGCTCGTGCGCGACTTCACGAACTCGATCGTCGAGGCGGAGGACGCCGTCGCCGTGACGATCGGCAACCTGCGCCTCGCCGAGCAGGACTACGCCGAGGACGTCCGCGACGCGCGTGACTGGGGGCAGAAGGCGATCGCCGCCTCGCAGACCGCGGAGCAGGCGCGCACCCAGGGCGACGACACCAAGGCGGCCCGGTTCGACAACCTCGCCAAGATCGCCATCGGCAAGCAGATCGACCACGAGGGCCAGGCCCGGTCCGCCGAGCCGATGATCACCTCGCAGCGCCAGGTCGTCGAGCAGCTCAAGACCGGGCTCACGCAGATGCGCACCAAGCTGGACGACCTCAAGTCCCGTCGTGACCAGCTCGTCGCCCGCTCGAAGACCGCGGAGGCCCAGTCCAAGGTCCAGGGCGCGATCTCCTCGATCAACGTCCTCGACCCGACCACCGAGATCTCGCGCTTCGAGGAGCAGGTGCGCCGCGAGGAGGCGCGCGTCGCCGGCCAGGCCGAGATCCAGGCGACGTCGCTCGAGGCGCAGTTCGCCGAGCTCGAGGACTACAGCAAGAACGCCGAGGTCGAGGCGCGTCTCGCCGCACTCAAGAGCGGCGGCGACGCGCCGAAGCACCTCGAGGCCGGTGGCCTGTCCACCGAGCCGGGCCAGGAGCAGCAGCAGGGCCAGTCGATCTACTGA
- a CDS encoding TPM domain-containing protein, with protein sequence MSLATARRRALVLLLPLVACLAVVLGGLATPAAAAPPVALQDDITDEVGVLDADATEVQAAIDELAEDANLQLFVVYVDTFNGLSQEAWAEQTYQASNMGGNDVLLAVAVEDRNYYLGGDTAVVSQAAANQVAASWTEPELRGDNWAGAAIATAEGLAEVDAQGGGATTGGGGGGSGFMGFFLFILAGLLVIGLIAFVAASRKSKRVIAERQAEEPVNQLPPNHPLNLPTEELNKRAGSALVAVDDALRSSETELGFAKAQFGLQATDAFTAALETAKAKASRAFTVRQLLDDDQPETEPQARQMMAEILTLCDEVAAELNQHATHFSQLRDMQSRAPEVLAEMEQRADEVAQRIDGARAAVNALARRYPPETLTSISRNPDQAVALLGAARETVAEGRDKLAANDRAGAVTMAQTAEEAIAQAVLLLQAVERAGDDLAEAGTRLDEALASISADLQDVERLSPSDPNVRARAIEARAAFDQGQQARRGGDPLAALAQLGAAEHALDVALAPARDADERERRDRVQLKQRMATLSARIRAVSDFIDTRRGAVGTEARTRLSEASRLAQEAHALAVSDPSAALDLVDQAEHLAQAAQQLAERDANSFQDPFGGGGFGGGGFGGGYGGRRGGVDLGSLVLGGILLGGGGGGGFGGGWGGGGGGGGFGGGGGGFGGGGGGGFGGGGGNF encoded by the coding sequence GTGAGCCTCGCAACCGCGCGCCGACGCGCGCTCGTCCTCCTCCTGCCTCTGGTCGCCTGCCTGGCGGTGGTGCTCGGGGGGCTCGCGACGCCCGCGGCCGCCGCGCCGCCGGTCGCGCTCCAGGACGACATCACCGACGAGGTGGGCGTCCTCGACGCCGACGCCACCGAGGTGCAGGCCGCCATCGACGAGCTCGCCGAGGACGCCAACCTGCAGCTCTTCGTCGTCTACGTCGACACGTTCAACGGCCTGTCCCAGGAGGCGTGGGCGGAGCAGACGTACCAGGCCTCCAACATGGGCGGCAACGACGTGCTCCTCGCAGTCGCCGTGGAGGACCGGAACTACTACCTGGGCGGGGACACTGCCGTCGTGTCGCAAGCCGCCGCGAACCAGGTGGCCGCCAGCTGGACCGAACCCGAGCTACGGGGCGACAACTGGGCCGGCGCTGCGATCGCCACCGCCGAGGGCCTGGCGGAGGTCGACGCGCAGGGCGGAGGCGCCACCACCGGCGGGGGCGGGGGCGGCTCGGGCTTCATGGGGTTCTTCCTCTTCATCCTCGCGGGCCTGCTCGTCATCGGCCTCATCGCGTTCGTTGCGGCCAGCCGCAAGAGCAAGCGGGTCATCGCCGAGCGCCAGGCCGAGGAGCCCGTCAACCAGCTCCCGCCGAACCACCCGCTCAACCTCCCCACCGAGGAGCTCAACAAGCGGGCGGGCTCCGCGCTCGTCGCGGTCGACGACGCCCTGCGCAGCTCCGAGACCGAGCTCGGGTTCGCCAAGGCGCAGTTCGGCCTCCAGGCCACCGACGCGTTCACCGCGGCGCTCGAGACCGCCAAGGCCAAGGCGTCGCGGGCCTTCACCGTGCGGCAGCTCCTCGACGACGACCAGCCCGAGACCGAGCCCCAGGCCCGCCAGATGATGGCGGAGATCCTCACCCTCTGCGACGAGGTCGCCGCCGAGCTCAACCAGCACGCCACCCACTTCTCCCAGCTGCGCGACATGCAGTCCCGCGCGCCCGAGGTCCTCGCCGAGATGGAGCAGCGCGCGGATGAGGTCGCCCAGCGCATCGACGGCGCCCGGGCGGCGGTCAACGCCCTCGCCCGCCGGTACCCGCCGGAGACCCTCACCTCGATCTCCCGCAACCCGGACCAGGCGGTCGCGCTGCTCGGGGCAGCCCGCGAGACCGTGGCCGAGGGTCGCGACAAGCTCGCCGCTAACGACCGGGCGGGCGCCGTCACCATGGCCCAGACGGCCGAGGAGGCCATCGCCCAGGCGGTCCTCCTGCTCCAGGCGGTCGAGCGCGCCGGGGACGACCTCGCCGAGGCGGGCACGCGCCTCGACGAGGCGCTCGCCTCCATCAGCGCCGACCTCCAGGACGTCGAGCGGCTCTCGCCGAGCGACCCCAACGTCCGGGCGCGGGCCATCGAGGCACGCGCCGCCTTCGACCAGGGCCAGCAGGCCCGCCGCGGCGGCGACCCCCTCGCCGCGCTGGCCCAGCTCGGGGCGGCCGAGCACGCGCTCGACGTCGCGCTCGCGCCGGCGCGCGACGCCGACGAGCGGGAACGGCGTGACCGCGTCCAGCTCAAGCAGCGCATGGCGACGCTCAGCGCCCGGATCCGCGCGGTGTCCGACTTCATCGACACCCGCCGGGGCGCCGTCGGCACGGAGGCCCGCACGCGGCTCTCCGAGGCCTCGCGCCTGGCCCAGGAGGCGCACGCCCTCGCGGTGTCCGACCCCAGCGCCGCCCTCGACCTCGTCGACCAGGCCGAGCACCTCGCCCAGGCGGCCCAGCAGCTCGCCGAGCGTGACGCCAACTCCTTCCAGGACCCGTTCGGTGGAGGGGGCTTCGGCGGAGGGGGCTTCGGCGGCGGCTATGGCGGCCGCCGCGGCGGCGTCGACCTCGGCTCCCTCGTCCTCGGCGGCATCCTCCTCGGCGGCGGCGGCGGCGGCGGCTTCGGCGGTGGCTGGGGCGGCGGTGGCGGCGGTGGCGGCTTCGGCGGCGGAGGTGGCGGCTTCGGCGGCGGCGGCGGCGGCGGCTTCGGCGGCGGCGGCGGCAACTTCTGA
- a CDS encoding type 1 glutamine amidotransferase has translation MSSATDDRPTLTVIQHGPDVPLGRFENWLDGVDLRVVEAWTGAAVPSIEEAGAGVLVLGGRMSAYDDAVAPWLPATRRLMADAVERDVPVLGICLGHQLLAAATGGLVEVAPPPGEEAGVIRVTWRDEAAADPVLGAAVRAGAEGGGTAVAVLQPSMHADAVVTLPPGATWLAYAETYPFQAFRLGSALGVQFHPEASPDLLEAWLRERDGDDADALVAAARASDGHVVAVGRAVAQAFAAVVRA, from the coding sequence ATGAGCAGCGCGACCGACGATCGCCCGACCCTCACGGTCATCCAGCACGGCCCCGACGTGCCGCTGGGCCGCTTCGAGAACTGGCTCGACGGCGTGGACCTGCGCGTCGTGGAGGCGTGGACCGGCGCGGCCGTCCCCAGCATCGAGGAGGCGGGCGCGGGCGTGCTCGTCCTCGGAGGGCGCATGAGCGCCTACGACGACGCCGTCGCCCCGTGGTTGCCCGCGACCCGCCGGCTCATGGCCGACGCCGTGGAGCGCGACGTCCCCGTCCTGGGCATCTGCCTCGGGCACCAGCTCCTCGCCGCAGCGACCGGAGGCCTCGTCGAGGTCGCGCCGCCGCCGGGGGAGGAGGCCGGCGTCATCCGCGTGACGTGGCGGGACGAGGCCGCCGCTGATCCCGTGCTGGGCGCGGCCGTGCGCGCCGGCGCCGAGGGGGGCGGGACCGCCGTCGCCGTGCTCCAGCCATCGATGCACGCCGATGCCGTCGTCACGCTGCCGCCGGGGGCGACGTGGCTCGCCTACGCCGAGACGTACCCGTTCCAGGCGTTCCGCCTGGGCTCGGCCCTCGGGGTGCAGTTCCACCCGGAGGCCTCGCCGGACCTGCTCGAGGCCTGGCTGCGAGAACGAGACGGCGACGACGCTGACGCTCTCGTTGCTGCGGCGCGAGCGAGCGACGGGCATGTGGTGGCGGTCGGCCGCGCCGTCGCGCAGGCGTTCGCCGCCGTCGTGCGGGCCTGA
- a CDS encoding response regulator transcription factor: MNEGRARLLVVDDEPNIRELLSTSLRFAGFDVEVAADGASALRAALDNPPDLVILDVMLPDMDGFTVTRRLREKGEHTPVLFLTARDDMADKVTGLTVGGDDYVTKPFSLEEVVARIRAILRRTSAQDDSDAVLRYADLELDEDTHEVRRAGRPVDLSPTEYKLLRYLMINAGRVLSKAQILDHVWDYDWGGDGAIVESYISYLRRKIDQRGADGEKPVPLIHTKRGVGYMLRLPPGS, from the coding sequence ATGAACGAGGGACGCGCCCGGCTCCTCGTCGTCGACGACGAGCCCAACATCCGTGAGCTCCTGTCGACGAGCCTGCGCTTCGCGGGCTTCGACGTCGAGGTCGCCGCCGACGGCGCCAGCGCCCTGCGCGCCGCCCTGGACAACCCGCCCGACCTCGTCATCCTCGACGTGATGCTCCCCGACATGGACGGGTTCACCGTCACCCGGCGCCTGCGGGAGAAGGGGGAGCACACCCCGGTGCTGTTCCTCACCGCGCGCGACGACATGGCGGACAAGGTCACCGGCCTCACCGTGGGCGGCGACGACTACGTCACCAAGCCGTTCAGCCTGGAGGAGGTCGTCGCCCGGATCCGCGCGATCCTGCGGCGCACCTCGGCGCAGGACGACTCGGACGCCGTCCTGCGCTACGCCGACCTCGAGCTCGACGAGGACACCCACGAGGTCCGCCGCGCCGGCCGCCCCGTCGACCTGTCGCCGACGGAGTACAAGCTCCTGCGCTACCTCATGATCAACGCCGGCCGGGTCCTGTCCAAGGCCCAGATCCTCGACCACGTCTGGGACTACGACTGGGGCGGCGACGGCGCCATCGTCGAGTCCTACATCTCCTACCTGCGCCGCAAGATCGACCAGCGGGGCGCCGACGGCGAGAAACCCGTCCCGCTCATCCACACCAAGCGCGGCGTGGGGTACATGCTTCGCCTGCCCCCGGGCTCCTGA
- a CDS encoding DUF4031 domain-containing protein: MAILIDEPRWPAHGTLWAHVVSDASEAELHAFARAVGLPERSFDLDHYDVPAARHAELVAAGALPVDRRSLITRLRASGLRVAAADRADRRRDRLQDEWDATLPGGPDIGAELLRRWQEPHRAYHSVAHLRAVLDQLRTLAAAGTPVSRAVVLAAWFHDAVHDGATPADEDASARLAADLLPAAGVPSSEVAEVARLVRLTATHTPEPGDDAGAALCDADLAVLGAPEGVYRRYAAAVRAEYRHLPDDVFRAGRATVLRRLLDRPALFATAPGRARWEQQARANVAAELAELTGR; encoded by the coding sequence GTGGCCATCCTCATCGACGAGCCGCGCTGGCCGGCGCACGGCACGCTCTGGGCGCACGTTGTCTCCGACGCGAGCGAGGCCGAGCTGCACGCCTTCGCCCGGGCGGTCGGGCTGCCGGAGCGCTCCTTCGACCTCGACCACTACGACGTCCCCGCCGCCCGCCACGCCGAGCTCGTCGCCGCCGGCGCGCTCCCGGTCGACCGCCGCTCCCTCATCACCCGGCTGCGGGCCAGCGGTCTGCGGGTCGCGGCCGCGGACCGTGCCGACCGCCGCCGCGACCGCCTCCAGGACGAGTGGGACGCCACCCTGCCCGGCGGCCCGGACATCGGCGCCGAGCTCCTGCGCCGCTGGCAGGAGCCGCACCGCGCGTACCACTCGGTCGCCCACTTGCGCGCCGTGCTCGACCAGCTCCGCACGCTCGCCGCGGCGGGCACACCGGTGAGCCGCGCCGTCGTCCTCGCCGCCTGGTTCCACGACGCGGTGCACGACGGCGCGACCCCCGCCGACGAGGACGCCTCGGCCCGCCTCGCCGCCGACCTCCTGCCCGCCGCCGGCGTGCCGTCGTCGGAGGTGGCGGAGGTCGCCCGCCTCGTGCGGCTCACCGCCACCCACACTCCGGAGCCCGGCGACGACGCCGGCGCCGCCCTGTGCGACGCCGACCTCGCCGTGCTGGGCGCGCCGGAGGGCGTCTACCGCCGGTACGCCGCCGCGGTCCGCGCGGAGTACCGGCACCTGCCCGACGACGTCTTCCGCGCCGGCCGGGCGACCGTCCTCAGGCGGCTCCTCGATCGTCCGGCGCTGTTCGCGACGGCGCCGGGACGGGCCCGGTGGGAGCAGCAGGCGCGGGCCAATGTGGCGGCCGAGCTCGCCGAGCTGACCGGACGCTGA
- a CDS encoding amidohydrolase: MAATLLLRRARLVPVAPRVGAAYAWRARTRVPRRGTTPQPGPTAQPGPVDLRIVGGVVTDVAPRLDRLPGEDVLDVDGRWALPGLWDQHVHLTQWASSTSRLDVSRAESAAQAADLVAAHVAAHPPAPGDVVEGFGFRDALWPDVPTRTMLDAAGRGAAVVLVSGDCHSGWVSTAAARALAVPAGDDLVREHPWFDAVARLASLVRTPDVGRALAQAAARGVVGIVDLEWAPNHRVWPERMAAGLDTLRVRAGVYPEHLDDVLLAGLRTGSVLDDGRGLLTLGPLKIISDGSLNTRTAACHDPYGAPGEVPDPALALATHGEQTVPAAELTALLGRATAGGLHAAIHAIGDRANTTALDVFAATGARGSIEHAQLLRSEDIRRFADLGVVASVQPAHLLDDRDVAEALWPGRTGRAYPLRDLLDAGAFLALGSDAPVALLDPWLAMSAAVHRSADERPPWHDEQAVSPAEALAASTDGWGTLAPGHPGDLAVVDVDPLAPDATTAQAGARLRTMPVAATVVAGRLVHRAL, encoded by the coding sequence ATGGCGGCGACCCTCCTCCTGCGCCGCGCCCGGCTGGTCCCGGTGGCACCGCGCGTCGGTGCCGCCTACGCCTGGCGTGCCCGCACCCGCGTCCCCCGTCGCGGCACGACGCCGCAGCCCGGCCCGACGGCGCAACCCGGCCCGGTCGACCTCCGCATCGTCGGCGGCGTCGTCACCGACGTCGCCCCGCGCCTGGACCGGCTGCCCGGGGAGGACGTCCTCGACGTCGACGGGCGCTGGGCGCTGCCGGGCCTGTGGGACCAGCACGTCCACCTCACCCAGTGGGCGTCGTCGACCTCCCGGCTCGACGTCTCCCGCGCCGAGTCCGCGGCGCAGGCCGCCGACCTCGTGGCCGCGCACGTCGCGGCGCACCCGCCGGCCCCGGGCGACGTCGTCGAGGGCTTCGGCTTCCGCGACGCGCTCTGGCCGGACGTCCCCACCCGGACGATGCTCGACGCCGCCGGCCGGGGCGCCGCCGTCGTCCTCGTCTCCGGCGACTGCCACTCAGGCTGGGTGAGCACGGCGGCCGCGCGGGCGCTGGCGGTCCCGGCCGGTGACGACCTCGTCCGCGAGCACCCGTGGTTCGACGCCGTGGCGCGCCTCGCCTCCCTCGTCCGCACCCCCGACGTCGGGCGCGCCCTCGCGCAGGCCGCCGCGCGCGGCGTCGTCGGGATCGTCGACCTCGAGTGGGCGCCGAACCACCGCGTGTGGCCGGAACGCATGGCCGCCGGCCTCGACACGCTGCGGGTGCGCGCCGGGGTCTACCCCGAGCACCTCGACGACGTCCTGCTCGCGGGCCTGCGCACCGGTTCCGTGCTCGACGACGGTCGCGGCCTCCTCACGCTCGGACCGCTGAAGATCATCTCCGACGGGTCGCTCAACACGCGCACCGCCGCGTGCCACGACCCCTACGGCGCCCCGGGCGAGGTCCCCGACCCGGCCCTCGCCCTCGCCACGCACGGCGAGCAGACCGTCCCGGCCGCCGAGCTCACCGCGCTCCTCGGCCGCGCCACCGCCGGCGGGCTGCACGCGGCCATCCACGCCATCGGCGACCGCGCCAACACCACCGCCCTCGACGTCTTCGCCGCCACCGGGGCGCGCGGGAGCATCGAGCACGCCCAGCTCCTCCGGAGCGAGGACATCCGGCGGTTCGCCGACCTGGGCGTCGTCGCGAGCGTCCAGCCGGCGCACCTGCTCGACGACCGCGACGTCGCCGAGGCCCTGTGGCCGGGGCGCACCGGCCGCGCGTACCCGTTGCGCGACCTCCTCGACGCGGGGGCGTTCCTCGCCCTCGGCTCCGACGCGCCGGTCGCCCTGCTCGACCCGTGGCTGGCGATGTCGGCCGCCGTCCACCGCAGCGCGGACGAGCGCCCGCCCTGGCACGACGAGCAGGCGGTGAGCCCCGCCGAGGCGCTCGCCGCGAGCACCGACGGCTGGGGCACCCTCGCCCCCGGGCACCCCGGCGACCTCGCCGTGGTCGACGTCGACCCGCTCGCCCCGGACGCGACCACGGCGCAGGCCGGTGCCCGGCTGCGGACCATGCCGGTCGCCGCCACGGTCGTCGCGGGGCGCCTCGTCCACCGGGCTCTCTGA
- a CDS encoding WXG100 family type VII secretion target — MSRYQVDSAEVAHSAALARQSAALIHAEVASMMAQLTTLQGTWSGAAASSFAAVAEDWRHTQQLVEASLAQITEALDAAAQTYADAESSAHGLFAR; from the coding sequence ATGAGCCGATACCAGGTCGACAGCGCGGAGGTGGCGCACTCGGCGGCGTTGGCGCGCCAGAGTGCCGCCCTCATCCACGCCGAGGTGGCGTCGATGATGGCGCAGCTCACCACCCTCCAGGGGACGTGGTCGGGTGCGGCGGCGAGCAGCTTTGCGGCGGTCGCCGAGGACTGGCGCCACACGCAGCAGCTGGTCGAGGCGTCGCTGGCACAGATCACTGAAGCCCTCGATGCGGCGGCCCAGACGTACGCCGACGCCGAGTCCAGCGCGCACGGGCTCTTCGCACGCTGA
- a CDS encoding NYN domain-containing protein: MLEQPQRSTYLLIDGENIDATLGMSVLGRRPAPEERPRWDRILSFAQTLWDQPARGLFFLNASSGQMPMSFVQALLAMDFQPIPLSGSAAEKVVDIGIQRTLEAIRDRDGDVLLVSHDGDFLPQVEQLLDDGRRVGILGFREFVNSHLTELTSRGLRIFDLEDDINAFQSVLPRVRIIPLASFDPTRYL; encoded by the coding sequence ATGTTGGAACAGCCCCAGCGCAGCACCTATCTCCTCATCGACGGCGAGAACATCGACGCCACGCTCGGGATGAGCGTGCTCGGCCGTCGGCCGGCGCCCGAGGAGCGCCCGCGCTGGGACCGCATCCTCAGCTTCGCCCAGACGCTCTGGGACCAGCCCGCTCGCGGCCTGTTCTTCCTCAACGCGTCGTCGGGCCAGATGCCGATGTCCTTCGTCCAGGCGCTCCTCGCCATGGACTTCCAGCCGATCCCCCTGTCGGGGAGCGCGGCGGAGAAGGTCGTCGACATCGGTATCCAGCGGACCCTCGAGGCGATCCGCGACCGCGACGGCGACGTCCTCCTCGTCAGCCACGACGGCGACTTCCTTCCCCAGGTGGAGCAGCTGCTCGACGACGGGCGCCGTGTCGGCATCCTCGGCTTCCGCGAGTTCGTCAACTCCCACCTCACCGAGCTCACCTCGCGTGGTCTGCGGATCTTCGACCTCGAGGACGACATCAACGCCTTCCAGAGCGTGCTGCCGCGCGTGCGGATCATCCCCCTCGCCAGCTTCGACCCCACGCGCTACCTGTAG